CGAGATCGCGACGGACTGCTTCGGCCCAAATTCCATCGCCAGCGCGGCTGGTTTGCCACTGGTCGGCACACGTCCTCAAGTGCTCGACAATGTCTTTCATCCACATGAATGTGTTGCGGCGGTCCATCGCAGGGATCCTTGTTTTGATGCTTGCCCAAAGGCGAGTTGTCCTGGGTATTGAGAGTTGGAAAGCATCTGTTGTGCCAGACGGGTGCTGGAGCATATATTAATGGAGAAAATAGAATGTAAGTCATTGATCTCATATCACTTACAGCAATAGCGCTACGGTTGGATTCCGACGGTTTACTAGTTGAAAATGATTGCATCGTCACGATTCCAATTGCAAAAGGTACAATCGCTTCGCCGATTGCGGACCAAAGACATTTAGCGCGCGGGTGGCCAGATGCCGTTGTGCCGCAACCCTTCGTTTCGTACGCCGTGGAAGCTGCGCCTGAAAATCATTTCGAATCCGCGTTTTTTCGCTGAATGGACTCTTGTGGAATGTTGGTTCCTTGAAAACTCCGACGAATTCATCGTATAGTGCGATTTCACAAGGCTTTGATGCATCGATCCACGAACCATTTCCGGCCGTGCGGCGTAAAAAGGCGGGGCAATCGGCGGAGTCTTTTCGCGCGCCGTGGGCGTTGCCGCCAATGCATCTCCGTAGGCTCAATCGCTCATACTTTGATGAGGGGGGACTGACGCAGGCAACGTCGCTGAACTGACAACCATTCAGCCGATCGACGTTCAATTCAATTTCCGGCCCATATCCCCGTGCGTGCATCCTGATTCCCAGGATTTTTGCCTTTTTCAATCCAATTCTCAGTTCATATCGCAGGAGCGAACGAAAATGTCGACAGCGGCGGCCCCAGCTCCCCAAGCTTCTCCCGCGGCAACGCCCGGCCCAGAGCCGGTCATCGAAACCCGGAATCTTTCCAAGACTTACCGCGATTTTTGGGGCCGTCAAAAAGTACGAGCTTTGCGTGCGCTCGATCTGACGGTCTATCGCGGAGAAGTTTTCGGCCTGCTCGGCCCGAATGGATCGGGAAAATCGACGACCATCAAGCTGCTGCTCGGCTTGCTGTTTCCGACCACCGGTCGGGCAATCGTGCTGGGAAAAGATGCCACCGAAGTGCGAAAGAACGAGCGTATCGGATATTTGCCGGAGGAAACCTATCTTTATAAGTTTTTGAATGCCGAAGAGACCCTCGATTTCTATGGCCGATTGTTCGACATGCCGCCGGCCATTCGCAAACAGCGATCGAACGAATTGATTCACAAAGTCGGATTGGCGGGCGCTCGCCGCCGGCAGATGCGCGAGTATTCCAAGGGGATGGCCCGTCGATTGGGCCTGGCTCAAGCGCTGATCAACAACCCCGACCTCATCTTGCTCGACGAGCCGACCAGTGGTCTCGATCCGATCGGGACTCGCGAGATGAAAGACCTGATTCTCAGCCTCAAAGCTCAAGGCAAAACCGTCGTCATGTGCAGCCATTTGCTGGCCGACGTGCAAGACGTTTGCGACCGAATTGCGATTCTTCATCAGGGCGAATTGAAAGAACTCGGCCGCGTCGATAGTTTGCTCAAATTGCGCGATGTCACGCAAATTCGCACGAGCGCCTTGACCGATGCGTGCAAGGCCGAAATTCAATCCGTCGTCGAGCGCCATCACGGCCAAGTGTTCGGCATGGAAAACCCCACAACGACGCTTGAAGAACTGTTCCTCAGCATCGTCCACGACAGCGAAGCGCGACCGGGACGCAGAGCGCCTTCGGAATCTGCCTAACGCTCGAATTTGTTTCGAATTCATTTTTTCGTCATTCGTCATTCGCCCCCATGGTTCTCTACGAGGAAGTCCCGCACTATTCCAACTGGCTACAGTCGGCGCTGCAACAATTCGGCATGACGTCGCTGATCGTCGTGTTGGTCGCGGTGGTGTTGGGATACATCGTGTCGGCGTTTCGTTATGGGCCGATGCAGGCCGGCGATGTTTTGTATCGCAGCGTGCTAGGCGCAGCGATTGATTTGGTGCGGATGTCGCCGCGGCGCGTGTGGGCCTTAACGCGACTAGCGGTGCAGGAGTCGATGCGACGCCGGGTTTGGATCGCGCTCGTCGCCTTCGCCGTGATATTGACCTTCGCCGGTTGGTTTCTCGATCCGACCAGCCCAGCGCCGGGGCCGCTGTATCTTTCGTTCGTGTTATCGTGGACGACCTACTTGGTCCTAATTCTGGCGCTCTTTATGAGTGCCTTCAGCCTACCGGCCGATGTTAAAAACCGCACGATCACCACGGTGGTCACCAAGCCGGTGCGTTCGAGCGAGATTGTGTTGGGCCGCATCTTGGGCTTCACATTGATCGGCACCGTGTTGCTGGCGGTGATGGGGTTGGGGAGCTATTTGTTTGTCATTCGATCTCTCAGCCACACCCACGCGTTTACTGCGGAAGACCTCACGGTCGCTGGTAAGAAAATCGCGATCGGCCAGACCAAGTCCGGCATCGTGGGCAGGACGCAGATTGGTCAGCATCATCAGCACGACGTCATCCTGAATGACGACGGCACGCTGGAAACCGATATCAAACACGGCCACAAGCACCACGTCACCATGACCGAAATCGACGGCAAACAGCAATTCGCCGTCGGCCCACACGAAGACTTGCTGGTCGCCCGCGTCCCGGTGCGTGGCAAATTGAAAATCATCGACCGCGATGGCAATTTGAAGGAAAAAGGTATTAGTGTCGGAAAAGAATGGGATTACCGCGGTTTCATCGACGGCGGTACGCTTGCCAAGGCGGTTTGGATCTTCGACGGCGTCGATGAAAAGGTGCTGTTCGGCGATCGGCCGGAAGAAGACCGCGGCCTGCCCTTGGAAATGACAATTCGTGTGTTTCGTACACATAAGGGGAAGATCGAGCAGGGTATCACCAGCCGCTTGTGGCTCAAGAACCCTTCGACGCAGGCCGAGAGCGAACCGCAAATTTTCCCCACGAAAGACGCGGAGACGAACCTGCGGTTTTTCCCCCGCGAGCTGGCGAAGATGAGCGCCGGCGAGAACGAGCCGCCGATCGATCTATTCAAAGACTTGGTTCACGACGGCCAGCTCGAAGTCCATTTGCAGTGCGTCGAACCGGGGCAATATCTCGGCATGGCCCCGCCAGATCTCTACATTCGCGCCGGCAACGCGTCGTTCGCCATGAACTTCGTCAAAGGATACCTGAGCATCTGGATGCAGATGGTGCTGGTCGTCTCCCTCGGAGTAATGTTCAGCACTTTCGTCAGTGGCCCTGTGGCGATGGTGGCCACGCTGGGTTGCATTGTGATGGGCTTCTTTGCGGAAAGCATCGCCAAGCTGTTCCGCAGTCTGATGGAAAACAACCGCAAGCTGGTTCCCGGCGGCGGGCCGGTGGAGTCGTTCATTCGCTTGATTACTCAGAAGTCGATCACCGCCGAATACAACGACAGTGCCGGCATCCAGATCGTCTATTGGATCGATAAGGTTGCGCTAAATGTCATGAAAGCGTTCACCGATCTCTTGCCCGATTTCACCACATTCAGCAATGTGAACTTCGTCGCCAGCGGGTTCAATATCCCCGGCGATCTCGTCTTGGAGCAAGCGACCAAGATGGCGGCCTTCGTGTTTGCGACTTGTCTGGCCGGCCTAATCTTCTTCCGCATGCGAGAGGTGGCGCAATGACCGAACGCCGTAGTTTTTACCGCAAAATTGCCTATATTGTGGCGATTGCCGTCCTCATTGTTCCGCTCTACGTGCTTGGCCGACCGGCGTCGCTCGATGTCAATGGCGCGCTGACCAAGGGGGGCACGCTTGCGCAGGAGCGCGATACGCACGGCTTGGCCCAGGCCTCGCTGGGCGAAATCGACCCGGCCAGCGAAACTGCCAAGCTGGCCACGCTCGGTCTGCGCGGCGTCGCGGTGGTGATGCTCTGGAACCGCGCTCAGCACTATCAGATGGTCGAAGATTGGATGAGCCTGCGTGCCGTGCTGGAACAAATCACCCGCTTGCAGCCAAACTTCTTCAGCATCTGGGATTTTCAAGCCCACAATCTGTCGTACAACATTTCCGTCGAGTTCGACGACTACCGCGACCGCTTCACCTGGGTCATGGACGGCATTGAGTTTTTGAAAAAAGGCCTCGATTACAACCAGTCCGACCCGCGGTTTCCCGCTAAAATCGGCTGGTTCTACGGCAACAAAATTGGCCGTGCCGACGAAAAGGTGCAATATCGCCGTTTGTTCAAGAAGCTGCAGGAAGAAAAAGGAGCAAAGCTCACCGATAACTGGCTAGTGAGCTACGAGTGGTATCGAAACGGACAAAAGCTCGTCGATTCAGGCAAGCGGCTTCGCGTTTACATCACCGGCCATCCGGGCGCCAGTCAAACAAAGCCGGGCGAACGTGCGCCAGGTCCACTGCTCTTCCACGACAGCATACCAATGGCCCTCATCTCCTACGCGGAAAATCTAGAAGAAGACGGCGTGATTGGCGACCAGGCCAAGACCGCTTGGGAAAATGCCGCGGCCAGTTGGGATGCATATAAGAAGCGCGATCTCATGACGTCCTACGGCTACTCGGTGCATCTGGAAGATCTGGAAGCGCTTCGCGGCCAGATTGAAAGCTTGGGAAAGAAGCTGGAAGATCTCCTCCCCGGCGAGCGCGAATCAATCTTTCAAGAAAAGCGGGCCAAGCTCAGCGAGGCGCAGCGCGCCATCCTCGATAAGAAGCCAGCCGAGCGAACGGCCGATGAAAGCCAAATCGGCTACGCCTTCGAGCAGCAAACAAAAGTCACTTGGGAAGAAGTCGCGCTGCGCGCCCCGGCCGAACAGCGCGCGGCCGCCCGCGAAATCTCCGCCGAGATCGCCGACCTCGAGCAGAAAGCCAACACGATCGATACCTATCGCGACATCGTCAACTTCAACTACTGGAACGAACGCTGCCGCGTTGAGCCTACCGACGCCTGCATCGAAGCCCGCACACTGCTGCGCGACGCGGCCAAGGCCTATTACCCCGAAAGCGACCTGGTCAAGTCCGCCGAATTGTACGAACAGGCGTTCAAAAAATGGGACGAAGTACTGAAAATTTCGCCGATCTTGCGCACCAACTCGATCATGGCCGATGATCTGGTCGAGGAGATCAACAAGTATAAAAAAGTCCTCGGTCAATCGACCGGTGCCGACTTGCCCACGGATTTCGTACTGCAAGATCTGATCGATTTGCAGGCAGGAAAACAGCCCGCTTCCACGCCGGCCGTCGATCAGCACGACGAAAGCGAGCACGACAAAACTAAGAGTCACGATCCGGAAAAGAGCGGTCAGCATTCAGAAGAGGGTCATCAATCGCAAGACAAACGTGACGAGGGCGGCCAACAAGACGGTGGCATCCAAGCTGAGGAAAAGAAGGCCGACTCTCCCATGCCAATTTCCGCCTTCCGTCTACCCTGCGTTCATCGCAATGGATAACGCACCTCGCGTCGTCGTTGTCGGTGGTGGATTCGGCGGCCTCAACGTCGCCCGCAAGCTGCGTAAAGCCCCGGTTCAAGTGACGCTAGTCGATCGCCGAAATTTCCACCTCTTTCAGCCGCTGCTGTATCAAGTCGCCACCGGCGGCCTCTCGCCGGCGAACATTGCCGCGCCGCTGCGTGCGTTGCTCAAGCGTCAAGCAAACTGCGAAGTGCTGTTGGGAGAAGTGACCGGCGTCGATGTCGCCGAGCGTCGCATCCTACTCGGCGACGGCCAATTGCCCTACGACACGCTCGTTGTCGCCACGGGTGTCCGCCACCAATACTTCGGCCGCGACGATTGGGAGCCGCTCGCGCCAGGGCTGAAAACCGTCGAAGACGCCACCCTAATTCGCGGCCGCATCCTCTCCGCTTTCGAACAGGCCGAGCGCGAAACCGATCTTGCCGCCGTCCGCGCCTGGCTCACCTTTGTGATTGTCGGCGGCGGGCCGACCGGCGTTGAGCTAGCCGGCATGGTCAGCGAATTGTCGCGCGAAACGCTCCGCGGCAACTTTCGTCGCATCAATCCGGCCGATGCCGAGGTCATCATCGTCGAGGCCGCCGGCCGGATGCTACAATCGTTTCCCGAACAGCTTTCCGCCAAGGCGCTTGCTTCGCTGGAAAAGTTGGCCGTCGTGGTGCGCACGAATTGCCAGGTGACCGATGTGAAGCCGCACCAGGTCACCGTGCAATGCGGCCAGCAACTGGAAACGATCGCCGCGCGCACCGTCCTTTGGGCCGCCGGCGTTGCGGCATCACCACTCGGCCGATCGATCGCCCAACTCACCGGTGCCGAAATCGACCGCGCCGGCCGTGTCGTCGTCGCCTCCGACTGCAGCATCCCTGGCCATCCAGAACTCTTCATCATCGGCGACCTTGCCCACTTCAACGACCCTTCCGGCCGGCCGCTCCCCGGCGTTGCTCAAACCGCCATCCAACAAGGCCGCTACGTTGGCAAGCTGATCGCCGCGCGCCTTCAAGGTCGGTCCTTGCCTCCGTTTCGCTATAAAAATCGGGGCAGTCTCGCCACGATCGGTCGTCACGCGGCAGTGGCCGAAATCGGCAAATGGAAATTCTCCGGCTGGTTGGCCTGGTGGATCTGGCTCTTGATCCACCTCATCAACATCGTGCAGTTCCAAAACCGCCTCTTGGTTCTGGTCCAATGGGCCTGGATGTATTTCACGCGCAATCGATCGGCGCGACTGATTACTGAAGTGCCCGCGGAAAAAGCCATGCGCAGTTAAGCCGGGCGACCACTTTTGCGCTGGTTGCAACCTATCTTGCGTATCGCCCCAACATCCTCATGTAATTTGAATGTCTTCCCACAAGCAAGAGCGACCGGTGATCCGATCAGATGTGCGCATTTCTTAGTGGCCGATGCTCGATTGCAAAGGTGCCTTGCCGGATGAGAGGGGCTGTTTCAATGCGGTGAGTGCCAGCTATGCTGGTCGAGGGTCCGAGCATCGAAGGCGACTGAATTTTCCTCAAGGCATCCAGATGCGATACCTGGCGCTTGTTACCGACTATGACGGCACGATTGCCACCGACGGCAAGTTGGCGGATGCCACGGTCAAGGCAATCGAGCGCCTGCGGACGTCTGGCCGTCGAGCGATTCTCGTCACCGGTAGGCGGCTGGAAGAACTGCTCGCGATCTTGCCCCGCGCTCACCTGTTCGATTACATCGTGGCCGAAAACGGGGCCGTCATCTACGAGCCGCGCACGCGGCAGGAAACGTTGCTGGCCAACCCGCCTTCGCCGGAGTTTACCGAGCGATTGAAAGCGCTCGACGTTCCGTTCGAGACTGGGCGAGTGGTGGTCGCCACCTGGCTACCCTATCACAATGCGGTGCTGCAGGCGATTCAGGAAACGGGGCTTGAATTGCATGTGATCTTCAACAGGGCGGCAGTCATGGTGCTTCCCACCGGTGTGAACAAGGCGACGGGAATGGACCATGCGCTACGGAAGCTCGGCCTTTCTCCGCACGAGACGGTCGGCGTCGTCTACGCCGAGAACGATCACTCCTTCCTCAACCGCTGCGAATGCGCGGTGGCGGTGGCAAACGCAGCGCCCTCCATTCAAAAACTCGCCGCCTTCGTGACGA
This genomic interval from Pirellulales bacterium contains the following:
- a CDS encoding ABC transporter ATP-binding protein, whose amino-acid sequence is MSTAAAPAPQASPAATPGPEPVIETRNLSKTYRDFWGRQKVRALRALDLTVYRGEVFGLLGPNGSGKSTTIKLLLGLLFPTTGRAIVLGKDATEVRKNERIGYLPEETYLYKFLNAEETLDFYGRLFDMPPAIRKQRSNELIHKVGLAGARRRQMREYSKGMARRLGLAQALINNPDLILLDEPTSGLDPIGTREMKDLILSLKAQGKTVVMCSHLLADVQDVCDRIAILHQGELKELGRVDSLLKLRDVTQIRTSALTDACKAEIQSVVERHHGQVFGMENPTTTLEELFLSIVHDSEARPGRRAPSESA
- a CDS encoding ABC transporter permease, whose translation is MVLYEEVPHYSNWLQSALQQFGMTSLIVVLVAVVLGYIVSAFRYGPMQAGDVLYRSVLGAAIDLVRMSPRRVWALTRLAVQESMRRRVWIALVAFAVILTFAGWFLDPTSPAPGPLYLSFVLSWTTYLVLILALFMSAFSLPADVKNRTITTVVTKPVRSSEIVLGRILGFTLIGTVLLAVMGLGSYLFVIRSLSHTHAFTAEDLTVAGKKIAIGQTKSGIVGRTQIGQHHQHDVILNDDGTLETDIKHGHKHHVTMTEIDGKQQFAVGPHEDLLVARVPVRGKLKIIDRDGNLKEKGISVGKEWDYRGFIDGGTLAKAVWIFDGVDEKVLFGDRPEEDRGLPLEMTIRVFRTHKGKIEQGITSRLWLKNPSTQAESEPQIFPTKDAETNLRFFPRELAKMSAGENEPPIDLFKDLVHDGQLEVHLQCVEPGQYLGMAPPDLYIRAGNASFAMNFVKGYLSIWMQMVLVVSLGVMFSTFVSGPVAMVATLGCIVMGFFAESIAKLFRSLMENNRKLVPGGGPVESFIRLITQKSITAEYNDSAGIQIVYWIDKVALNVMKAFTDLLPDFTTFSNVNFVASGFNIPGDLVLEQATKMAAFVFATCLAGLIFFRMREVAQ
- a CDS encoding NAD(P)/FAD-dependent oxidoreductase yields the protein MDNAPRVVVVGGGFGGLNVARKLRKAPVQVTLVDRRNFHLFQPLLYQVATGGLSPANIAAPLRALLKRQANCEVLLGEVTGVDVAERRILLGDGQLPYDTLVVATGVRHQYFGRDDWEPLAPGLKTVEDATLIRGRILSAFEQAERETDLAAVRAWLTFVIVGGGPTGVELAGMVSELSRETLRGNFRRINPADAEVIIVEAAGRMLQSFPEQLSAKALASLEKLAVVVRTNCQVTDVKPHQVTVQCGQQLETIAARTVLWAAGVAASPLGRSIAQLTGAEIDRAGRVVVASDCSIPGHPELFIIGDLAHFNDPSGRPLPGVAQTAIQQGRYVGKLIAARLQGRSLPPFRYKNRGSLATIGRHAAVAEIGKWKFSGWLAWWIWLLIHLINIVQFQNRLLVLVQWAWMYFTRNRSARLITEVPAEKAMRS